The Aureimonas mangrovi genome includes a region encoding these proteins:
- a CDS encoding LysR family transcriptional regulator — protein MGKPSLADLSAFAAVARRRSFRKAADALGVSRSSLSHTVIALEKALGVRLLNRTTRSVEPTQAGAALLSRIEPLLGEFDAAIDAISEVGGTVSGALRINCGEEAADRLLQSIVPAFLGRFPNVELEIATDGRLVDIVAEGFDAGVRLHESVPQDMTAVPFGGPMRFLAVAAPDYLARHGGPMTPEDLHRHRCIRHRLPSGRSYRWEFERHGEAMTVDVPGALTLSHTGLMAKAAAGGNGIAFVPEPVARERLASGALVAVLEDWSPPFAGLCLYYPGHRHVPAPLRAFIDTLKEIDGDRLYSTAGTARR, from the coding sequence ATGGGAAAACCCAGCCTCGCGGATCTCTCCGCCTTCGCGGCCGTCGCGCGCCGGCGCAGCTTCCGCAAGGCGGCCGATGCCCTCGGCGTTTCGCGTTCCTCACTGAGCCACACGGTGATCGCGTTGGAGAAGGCGCTTGGTGTCCGGCTTCTCAATCGCACCACGCGCAGCGTCGAGCCCACGCAGGCGGGCGCCGCCCTCCTTTCGCGCATCGAACCGCTGCTCGGCGAGTTCGACGCCGCGATCGACGCCATCTCCGAGGTGGGTGGCACGGTTTCAGGCGCGCTGCGCATCAATTGCGGCGAGGAGGCCGCCGACCGTCTTCTGCAGTCCATCGTGCCGGCCTTCCTCGGTCGCTTCCCGAATGTCGAGCTGGAGATCGCGACCGACGGCCGCCTGGTCGACATTGTCGCGGAAGGCTTCGACGCGGGCGTTCGCCTGCACGAGAGCGTGCCGCAGGACATGACCGCCGTGCCCTTCGGCGGGCCGATGCGCTTTCTGGCCGTCGCCGCGCCCGACTATCTCGCTCGGCACGGAGGACCGATGACGCCGGAGGACCTGCACCGCCATCGCTGTATCCGCCACCGCCTGCCGAGCGGACGGAGCTATCGCTGGGAGTTCGAGCGGCATGGCGAGGCGATGACAGTCGACGTGCCCGGCGCGCTGACGCTCAGCCATACCGGGTTGATGGCCAAGGCTGCCGCTGGCGGCAACGGAATCGCCTTCGTGCCGGAGCCCGTCGCCCGAGAACGGCTGGCATCCGGCGCGCTCGTCGCGGTGCTCGAAGACTGGAGCCCGCCCTTCGCGGGCCTGTGCCTCTATTATCCCGGCCATCGGCACGTGCCGGCGCCGCTGCGCGCCTTTATCGACACCCTAAAGGAGATCGACGGCGACCGCCTCTACTCGACGGCCGGCACCGCGCGCAGATAG